The following proteins are co-located in the Clostridiales bacterium genome:
- a CDS encoding bifunctional phosphoribosyl-AMP cyclohydrolase/phosphoribosyl-ATP diphosphatase HisIE: MDLSKYFVKSALIPAIIQDAASKKVLMLAYMNQESLQKTIETGYTWFFSRSRNELWNKGATSGHVQKVVRITGDCDDDTLLIEVEQTGPACHTGSETCFYQESLAVFGSETSGEGCGSGGRSQGERKHDDRVSAANNDRESVGLEELYQVVVERHCTYTENSYTCYLFEKGLDKILKKCGEECSEVIIAAKNAAFLAGDEKCAAAEDTKNEICDLLYHLTVLMVNEGITLDEINEILKERSRKIGNLKTFHSTNHNS; the protein is encoded by the coding sequence ATGGATTTATCAAAATACTTCGTGAAATCAGCGCTGATTCCGGCAATCATACAGGATGCCGCATCGAAAAAGGTACTGATGCTTGCTTACATGAATCAAGAGAGTCTGCAAAAGACCATTGAAACTGGGTACACCTGGTTTTTCAGCCGATCCAGAAATGAACTCTGGAACAAGGGGGCTACTTCCGGGCATGTACAGAAGGTAGTTCGTATCACAGGTGACTGTGATGATGATACGCTGCTCATCGAGGTGGAGCAGACGGGCCCTGCTTGTCATACGGGGAGTGAAACCTGCTTCTATCAGGAAAGTCTCGCGGTTTTTGGATCTGAAACCAGCGGGGAAGGCTGTGGATCAGGAGGCAGAAGCCAAGGAGAACGCAAGCATGACGATCGAGTCTCTGCTGCCAACAATGATAGAGAGTCAGTTGGGCTGGAAGAGCTTTATCAGGTCGTTGTGGAGCGCCACTGTACCTATACAGAAAATTCTTACACCTGCTATCTTTTTGAGAAGGGTTTGGATAAAATCTTGAAAAAATGCGGTGAGGAGTGCAGCGAAGTGATCATTGCAGCAAAGAACGCCGCGTTCCTTGCTGGAGATGAAAAATGCGCAGCCGCAGAGGACACGAAAAATGAAATATGCGATCTTCTTTATCATCTGACCGTACTCATGGTAAACGAAGGAATCACGCTGGATGAAATCAACGAAATTCTCAAAGAACGAAGCCGTAAGATTGGGAATCTTAAGACCTTTCATTCCACGAATCATAACAGCTGA
- a CDS encoding ABC transporter permease, with protein MSEFFAHLSEFFAQYGDLLIKNTWITIYVTTLSTFFSYVFGVPLGVLLIITQPHGIWAHRTLNSVLGWIVNIGRSIPFIILMVAVMPLTRSVMGIAIGPKAAILPLVIAATPFVARLVESSLQEVDSGVIEVAQSTGSTIGQIVWKVILPESLPSMVLGASISFITILGYTAMAGAIGAGGLGDVAIRYGYYKYQTDVMFATIIILIVLVAVIQLLGNGISRKIDRRIKK; from the coding sequence ATGAGTGAGTTTTTTGCACATTTGAGTGAGTTCTTTGCACAATATGGAGATCTGTTAATTAAAAATACTTGGATTACAATTTATGTAACCACGCTGTCCACATTTTTTTCCTACGTTTTCGGAGTTCCGCTTGGTGTACTGCTCATCATCACACAACCTCACGGAATATGGGCTCACCGGACTTTGAATTCCGTATTGGGATGGATTGTAAATATAGGAAGATCCATTCCGTTTATCATATTAATGGTAGCGGTAATGCCTCTGACTAGGAGCGTTATGGGAATTGCAATCGGTCCGAAAGCCGCAATCCTGCCATTGGTAATCGCAGCCACACCTTTTGTGGCACGACTGGTGGAAAGCTCGCTGCAGGAAGTTGATTCAGGAGTCATAGAGGTTGCCCAATCCACGGGATCAACCATCGGTCAGATCGTTTGGAAGGTGATTCTTCCTGAAAGTCTGCCTTCTATGGTGCTTGGAGCATCCATCAGTTTTATCACGATTCTCGGCTATACGGCCATGGCTGGTGCCATCGGTGCAGGCGGTCTGGGAGATGTGGCCATTCGTTATGGATATTATAAATATCAGACTGATGTCATGTTTGCGACCATTATTATACTCATTGTTTTAGTAGCTGTGATTCAGCTGCTGGGTAACGGTATCTCCAGGAAAATTGACCGAAGAATCAAGAAATAG
- a CDS encoding ABC transporter substrate-binding protein gives MKKTIALLLILILTAVALAGCGGDAKPEGEGGEGAPETTVLKIGASTVPHAEILEFVKPILAKEGIDLQITEYTDYVIPNTAVESHELDANYFQHVPYLDSFNQENGTHLVSAFAVHYEPMGLFAGKTASLDAIADGATIAVPNDPTNEARALLLLEQEGLIKLKDGVGLDATPNDIVENSKNLKLFEAEAAAVARSVQDVDFAIINGNYALEAGFKVSDALAIESADSEAAQTFANIVAVYEGDETKPAIQALAKALTSDETKKFIEEKYQGSVVPVF, from the coding sequence ATGAAAAAGACAATCGCACTGTTACTTATCTTAATCCTGACAGCAGTTGCTTTGGCAGGCTGCGGAGGAGATGCAAAACCGGAAGGAGAAGGCGGCGAGGGAGCTCCAGAAACTACTGTACTGAAGATCGGTGCATCCACCGTACCTCATGCTGAAATCCTGGAATTTGTAAAGCCAATTTTGGCGAAAGAGGGAATTGATCTGCAGATCACAGAATACACCGATTACGTCATTCCCAACACTGCTGTAGAAAGCCATGAGCTGGACGCGAATTACTTCCAGCACGTGCCTTATCTTGACAGCTTCAATCAGGAAAACGGAACCCATCTTGTTTCTGCATTTGCAGTACACTATGAGCCCATGGGATTATTCGCAGGAAAGACAGCATCACTCGATGCAATTGCTGACGGTGCAACCATCGCAGTTCCCAATGATCCTACCAATGAAGCAAGAGCACTTCTGCTTCTTGAACAGGAAGGGTTGATTAAGCTGAAGGATGGAGTTGGCCTTGATGCAACTCCCAACGATATCGTTGAAAATTCCAAAAACCTCAAACTTTTTGAAGCAGAAGCTGCTGCTGTTGCGCGCTCTGTTCAGGATGTTGACTTTGCAATCATCAACGGAAACTACGCACTGGAAGCCGGCTTCAAAGTATCTGACGCGCTTGCAATCGAAAGTGCTGATTCTGAAGCAGCTCAGACCTTCGCTAATATCGTAGCTGTTTATGAAGGTGACGAAACCAAGCCTGCAATTCAGGCACTGGCAAAGGCCCTGACTTCAGATGAAACGAAAAAATTTATTGAAGAAAAATATCAGGGGTCTGTAGTACCTGTATTCTAA
- a CDS encoding DUF3298 and DUF4163 domain-containing protein: MRGEQKGDFIMRKHAVGAQISAVLLLLAVMLLFVPAVLGGCSNKELPVSTSFAIQGSTTKESGEHLELDLNVPVLSGFDAAKIIDGRIDKNIKKAKQEVEDAAKFLGEDGSTMKAGLTVGYLYSKSENIVSLWVMYANYTGGAHGLYWVEPYTFNTTTNEIYRFTDLFREGRASSAYVTEQILKRIQENPDLYFSSADETVKKYHEDYTYFVNGNQVVVIFSLYEIAPYAGGIQFFTFTAEELKDLLKPEIYNAIKNAKPVDTKGTILEY; encoded by the coding sequence ATGAGAGGGGAACAGAAAGGGGATTTCATTATGAGAAAACATGCAGTAGGGGCACAGATATCAGCTGTACTTCTGCTTTTGGCAGTAATGCTTCTGTTTGTACCGGCAGTACTCGGGGGATGTTCGAACAAAGAACTGCCTGTTTCGACGAGCTTTGCTATACAAGGCAGTACGACCAAGGAAAGCGGCGAGCATTTGGAACTGGATCTGAACGTCCCCGTGCTTTCAGGCTTCGATGCTGCAAAAATAATTGATGGACGAATCGATAAAAACATAAAAAAGGCCAAACAAGAAGTGGAGGATGCGGCAAAATTTCTCGGGGAGGATGGATCAACCATGAAAGCGGGACTCACCGTTGGTTATCTGTATTCCAAGAGTGAAAATATCGTGTCTCTATGGGTTATGTATGCCAACTATACGGGAGGCGCGCATGGCCTTTATTGGGTAGAGCCTTATACATTTAATACCACAACCAATGAAATTTATCGATTCACCGATCTGTTTCGGGAAGGAAGAGCCTCTTCTGCGTATGTCACGGAGCAGATTTTGAAGAGAATACAGGAAAATCCTGATCTGTATTTCAGCAGTGCGGACGAGACCGTGAAGAAGTATCATGAGGATTACACCTATTTTGTGAATGGAAATCAGGTGGTGGTCATCTTCTCTTTATATGAAATAGCTCCTTATGCGGGTGGAATTCAATTTTTTACATTTACAGCGGAAGAGCTGAAGGATCTTTTAAAACCAGAGATATACAACGCCATTAAGAATGCAAAACCAGTGGATACCAAAGGAACCATTCTGGAATATTAA
- a CDS encoding HAD family phosphatase, protein MIKFKGGIMYRLIVSDLDGTLLRDDNTLSEYTKSIIHKVSQQGIEFMLATGRIFGGAKGYAKELNLDTPILSCNGALIKGTDGTVIYGKHIEPSPLTEVFHLLQGKELYFHFYGEENFYTRKLTDYMSRFYDLNKKLEEQERFPIIEVDPFEVAGKDSIYKVLAHCGTEEHERNELYELLKAVPGISVTSSWSNTFDICADQVNKGIAIERYAAEKGINPSEILCFGDNFNDLEMIQYAGMGVAVENAVTLVKETANYVTLSNNEDGVAKAIEKLILS, encoded by the coding sequence ATGATCAAATTTAAAGGAGGTATTATGTATCGACTAATCGTAAGTGACCTGGATGGAACATTATTGAGAGATGATAACACGCTTTCCGAATATACGAAAAGCATCATACATAAAGTTTCACAACAAGGGATCGAATTTATGCTGGCAACAGGCAGAATCTTTGGCGGAGCCAAAGGATATGCAAAAGAACTGAATCTTGATACGCCGATCTTATCCTGCAACGGCGCCCTGATCAAAGGGACTGACGGAACTGTCATTTATGGGAAGCACATTGAACCCAGCCCTCTGACAGAGGTCTTTCATCTACTGCAGGGAAAAGAACTCTATTTTCACTTTTATGGAGAAGAAAACTTCTATACGCGGAAGCTCACTGACTACATGTCCCGATTTTACGACTTAAACAAGAAGCTGGAAGAGCAAGAGCGCTTCCCCATCATTGAGGTAGATCCCTTTGAAGTTGCCGGCAAGGACAGCATCTACAAAGTCCTGGCCCATTGCGGCACAGAGGAGCATGAACGAAATGAGCTTTATGAGCTGTTGAAAGCAGTACCGGGAATCTCTGTAACCAGCTCTTGGTCGAACACCTTCGACATCTGTGCGGACCAGGTTAACAAAGGAATTGCAATAGAGCGGTACGCCGCTGAAAAAGGAATCAACCCTTCGGAAATCCTCTGCTTCGGAGACAACTTCAATGATTTGGAGATGATTCAGTATGCAGGCATGGGTGTGGCGGTGGAAAACGCTGTGACCCTGGTCAAAGAAACAGCAAATTATGTGACGCTCAGCAACAACGAAGACGGTGTGGCAAAAGCCATTGAAAAATTGATATTGAGTTAA
- a CDS encoding biotin--[acetyl-CoA-carboxylase] ligase — protein sequence MLGMSTKGNVLKALEENKGATISGEELAGRLNVSRAAVWKAIGELRKEGYPIDAITNRGYCLSSFSDLLSSEGITPHIAPSFHGCSIHVFKTVESTNLTAKKMALEGAPAGSVIIAEEQTKGRGRMGRSFYSPPSRGIYMSFILKPRFDASKAVLITTAASVAVCRAIEKVTGVSCSIKWVNDIYADEKKVCGILTEAVTDFETGQIEHIVLGIGINFSSSSGEFPEELSEIAGSLFPDKPIIRAIPASEAIPASEAIPASEAIPASEAIPASEAIQAENDPFDPAPPSRNRLIAEVINQVMLLNEELESRSFIEEYRRRSMVLGKEIRILAPGQAHEPRDFTKGIKAYAVDVDPDGGLMVRYEDGSFGTLNTGEVSIRPIG from the coding sequence ATGCTCGGAATGTCAACCAAGGGAAATGTTTTAAAAGCACTGGAAGAAAATAAAGGCGCAACAATATCCGGAGAAGAACTGGCCGGGCGTCTCAATGTGTCCAGAGCCGCTGTCTGGAAGGCCATTGGGGAACTACGGAAAGAGGGATACCCCATAGATGCGATCACCAATAGAGGTTACTGCCTCTCATCTTTCAGTGATCTGCTTTCGTCCGAAGGAATTACTCCACACATTGCCCCTTCATTCCATGGCTGCTCCATACACGTATTCAAAACGGTAGAATCCACCAACCTCACAGCAAAGAAGATGGCTCTGGAAGGTGCTCCAGCAGGCTCAGTCATCATCGCAGAGGAGCAGACCAAAGGTCGGGGACGCATGGGCAGGAGTTTCTATTCCCCTCCATCGAGAGGAATTTACATGAGCTTCATTTTGAAGCCTCGTTTCGATGCATCCAAGGCAGTTCTCATTACCACTGCGGCTTCGGTGGCTGTATGCAGGGCCATTGAAAAAGTGACGGGAGTGTCCTGCTCTATTAAATGGGTAAACGACATCTATGCAGATGAAAAAAAGGTCTGTGGAATCCTCACGGAAGCAGTCACAGATTTTGAAACAGGACAAATCGAACACATTGTCCTTGGAATCGGAATCAACTTCAGCTCATCAAGCGGTGAATTTCCGGAAGAGCTTTCCGAAATTGCCGGTTCACTCTTTCCTGACAAACCTATAATCAGAGCAATTCCAGCAAGCGAGGCAATTCCAGCAAGCGAGGCAATTCCGGCAAGCGAGGCAATTCCAGCAAGCGAGGCAATTCCAGCAAGCGAGGCAATTCAAGCGGAGAACGATCCTTTCGATCCGGCTCCCCCCTCACGTAATCGGCTGATTGCAGAGGTGATTAATCAGGTAATGCTACTAAATGAAGAACTGGAATCCAGAAGTTTTATTGAAGAATACCGCCGCCGTTCTATGGTTCTGGGAAAAGAGATCCGGATTCTTGCCCCCGGGCAAGCGCATGAACCAAGGGATTTTACGAAAGGGATCAAGGCTTATGCAGTTGACGTTGACCCCGACGGGGGCTTGATGGTCCGCTATGAAGACGGCTCTTTCGGGACATTAAATACAGGCGAAGTAAGCATCCGGCCCATCGGATAA
- a CDS encoding O-acetylhomoserine aminocarboxypropyltransferase/cysteine synthase, whose protein sequence is MTERKDRKLRFETLQLHAGQENPDPATDARAVPIYQTSSYVFKDSATAAGRFGLTEGGNIYTRIMNPTSDVFEQRIAALEGGIGALALSSGAAAATYAVQNIAHAGDHIIAAQTIYGGTYNLFAHTLKDFGIETTFVDPEEENGFQNAIKENTKLIFIETLGNPASNVIDIAEVAEIAHKNGIPLIVDNTFATPFLLRPIEHGADIVVHSATKFIGGHGTSIGGVIVDSGKFDWAASGKFPYLTEPDPSYHGVKFTEAVGAAAYIIKARVTLLRDTGSALSPFNSFLFLQGLETLSLRVERHVSNTLKVLDFLSNHEKVVKVDHPAFSEGKEKAAYDKYFPGGAGSIFTFEIKGGAAEAQAFIDKLEIFSLLANVADVKSLVIHPASTTHSQMTEQELLAARIKPNTVRLSIGTEHIDDLIEDLANAFDSIN, encoded by the coding sequence ATGACAGAAAGGAAAGATAGAAAACTCAGATTTGAAACACTTCAGCTTCATGCAGGACAGGAAAATCCGGATCCGGCAACCGATGCAAGAGCAGTACCGATCTATCAGACATCCTCATACGTTTTCAAGGATTCTGCAACAGCTGCAGGAAGATTTGGTCTGACGGAAGGCGGCAATATCTATACCAGGATCATGAATCCGACTTCTGATGTGTTTGAACAGCGTATCGCTGCATTGGAAGGCGGTATCGGAGCCCTTGCGCTATCCTCTGGTGCAGCTGCTGCAACCTATGCAGTGCAGAACATCGCACATGCGGGAGATCATATCATCGCTGCGCAGACAATTTATGGCGGTACATATAATCTGTTTGCGCATACCCTAAAGGATTTCGGTATCGAAACTACGTTTGTTGATCCGGAAGAAGAAAATGGTTTTCAGAATGCCATCAAAGAAAATACCAAGTTGATTTTCATTGAGACTCTCGGAAATCCAGCATCGAATGTGATTGATATTGCTGAAGTGGCTGAGATTGCACATAAAAATGGGATTCCCCTTATCGTAGACAATACGTTTGCAACACCCTTCCTGTTAAGACCCATCGAGCATGGTGCTGACATCGTCGTTCACTCCGCTACAAAATTTATCGGCGGACACGGAACCTCCATTGGAGGCGTTATCGTAGACTCCGGTAAGTTCGATTGGGCTGCATCCGGTAAATTCCCATATCTGACAGAGCCGGATCCAAGCTATCATGGAGTAAAATTTACAGAAGCTGTGGGCGCTGCTGCCTATATCATCAAAGCGCGTGTAACTTTGCTCAGAGATACTGGTTCAGCACTGAGCCCGTTCAATTCTTTCTTGTTCCTGCAGGGACTTGAGACCCTTTCTCTCAGAGTGGAGAGACATGTATCCAACACTCTTAAGGTTCTCGACTTTTTAAGCAATCATGAAAAAGTTGTTAAGGTGGATCATCCTGCTTTTTCCGAAGGAAAAGAAAAAGCAGCTTATGATAAATACTTCCCCGGCGGGGCTGGATCGATCTTTACATTTGAAATTAAGGGCGGAGCAGCAGAGGCTCAAGCTTTCATTGACAAGTTGGAGATATTCTCACTGCTGGCAAATGTTGCAGATGTGAAATCCCTTGTAATTCATCCGGCCAGCACAACTCACTCCCAGATGACGGAGCAGGAGCTGCTTGCCGCAAGGATTAAACCCAACACTGTAAGGCTTTCCATTGGAACGGAGCATATAGATGATCTCATTGAGGACCTTGCAAACGCATTTGATTCGATAAACTAA
- a CDS encoding RrF2 family transcriptional regulator, whose amino-acid sequence MKISTKGRYALRLMLDLAINYTGEYISIKSIAARQDISEKYLEQIITQLNRAGYVKSVRGAQGGYMLSKAPADYTVGMILRLMEGSLAPVNCAEDEESCDRASRCVTQEVWVQIQRAVEGVVDHITLEDLVTRYQEKAEPVYII is encoded by the coding sequence ATGAAAATTTCGACAAAAGGTCGGTATGCTCTTCGCCTCATGCTGGATTTGGCTATTAATTACACAGGTGAATATATTTCAATCAAAAGTATTGCCGCAAGGCAGGACATCTCGGAAAAATACCTGGAGCAGATTATAACTCAGCTTAACAGAGCGGGATATGTAAAGAGCGTTCGTGGAGCCCAGGGCGGTTATATGCTATCCAAGGCTCCGGCAGACTACACAGTTGGCATGATATTGCGTTTGATGGAGGGAAGCCTTGCTCCCGTTAACTGTGCTGAAGATGAAGAGTCCTGTGACAGAGCTTCCCGCTGTGTCACACAGGAGGTATGGGTTCAGATCCAGAGAGCTGTGGAAGGCGTTGTGGACCATATTACTCTGGAAGACCTGGTGACACGTTATCAGGAGAAAGCGGAGCCAGTCTACATTATTTAG
- the hisA gene encoding 1-(5-phosphoribosyl)-5-[(5-phosphoribosylamino)methylideneamino]imidazole-4-carboxamide isomerase → MIILPAIDIKDGQCVRLTKGDFATVEKVAEDPMETALGFCSAGAGWIHMVDLDGAKEGSLKNSEVFLAVAQQSGLKVEIGGGIRTMDSIDYYLSNGITRVIIGSAAISNPELVKEAAARYGDRIAVGIDARNGMVSADGWLKDSDVNYIDLARRMEDIGIRYIIFTDISKDGTLSGPNLDQLFKINQAVSCDIIASGGIHTLEDIKALKEMGLYGAICGKSIYKGTLSLQEAVDCCKE, encoded by the coding sequence ATGATTATATTACCGGCTATCGACATCAAGGACGGACAGTGCGTCCGCCTGACAAAGGGAGATTTTGCCACGGTAGAAAAAGTGGCGGAAGATCCGATGGAAACAGCACTTGGCTTTTGTAGCGCCGGTGCGGGCTGGATTCACATGGTGGATTTGGATGGGGCCAAAGAAGGAAGCTTGAAAAATAGCGAGGTCTTTCTTGCGGTCGCGCAGCAATCAGGATTGAAGGTAGAAATTGGCGGAGGAATCCGCACGATGGACAGCATTGATTATTATCTGAGCAATGGGATTACCAGAGTGATTATTGGCTCAGCTGCAATCTCCAATCCGGAGTTGGTAAAAGAAGCGGCGGCCCGATACGGAGATCGTATTGCGGTGGGAATTGATGCCAGAAACGGCATGGTTTCGGCTGACGGCTGGCTGAAGGACAGCGATGTCAATTACATCGACCTGGCCAGGCGTATGGAAGACATCGGGATTCGATATATCATTTTCACAGATATTTCAAAGGACGGGACATTATCCGGACCCAATCTGGATCAGCTTTTCAAAATCAATCAGGCGGTCAGCTGCGATATTATCGCAAGCGGCGGCATTCATACTCTTGAGGACATCAAGGCGCTGAAAGAAATGGGACTTTACGGAGCAATCTGCGGGAAGTCAATCTATAAGGGAACCCTTTCCCTTCAGGAAGCGGTAGACTGCTGCAAAGAATAA
- the hisF gene encoding imidazole glycerol phosphate synthase subunit HisF: protein MLAKRIIPCLDVRDGKVVKGINFIGIKEVGDPVECAIAYDKQGADEIVFLDITATHEGRGTMLDVVRRTARNVFVPLTVGGGIRSAEDFRELLRAGADKVSVNSAALKNPAIISEAAAKFGNQCVVVAIDAKKTGDNKYNVFVNGGRIDTGVDAIQWAMEAERLGAGEILLTSMDADGTKQGFDLDMLNAICNVVNIPVIASGGCGELSHFTEVFRKTSADAALAASIFHYGELTVQQVKTEMQASDIPVRVL, encoded by the coding sequence ATGCTGGCAAAGAGAATCATACCCTGCCTTGACGTCCGGGATGGAAAGGTAGTAAAGGGAATTAATTTTATAGGAATCAAAGAGGTGGGAGATCCGGTGGAATGCGCCATTGCCTACGATAAACAAGGGGCAGATGAAATCGTATTCCTGGATATCACAGCTACTCATGAGGGAAGAGGAACCATGCTGGATGTGGTGAGGAGAACTGCAAGGAATGTGTTTGTGCCTCTCACAGTAGGAGGAGGCATCCGAAGTGCTGAGGATTTTCGGGAGCTTCTCCGGGCAGGAGCCGATAAGGTTTCTGTCAACTCCGCTGCGCTGAAAAATCCTGCCATCATTTCCGAAGCTGCAGCGAAATTCGGCAACCAGTGTGTGGTGGTAGCCATCGACGCCAAGAAGACTGGTGACAATAAATACAATGTATTTGTCAACGGAGGCAGGATCGATACGGGGGTAGATGCCATCCAATGGGCCATGGAAGCAGAGCGTCTTGGGGCAGGGGAAATCTTGCTGACCTCTATGGATGCAGACGGTACCAAGCAGGGTTTTGACCTGGATATGCTCAATGCAATCTGTAATGTGGTCAATATTCCGGTGATCGCCTCTGGGGGCTGCGGAGAACTATCCCACTTCACGGAAGTTTTCCGGAAAACTTCTGCTGATGCTGCACTTGCTGCATCGATCTTTCATTATGGTGAACTGACCGTCCAACAGGTTAAGACGGAAATGCAGGCAAGCGATATCCCGGTAAGGGTTCTGTAG
- a CDS encoding ATP-binding cassette domain-containing protein, translated as MIEIKNLSKFFSTENGDFAAINGINLRIEDGDIYGIIGMSGAGKSTLIRCINLLEKPSEGQILIDGLDITALEGRALLTLRRKIGMVFQRFNLLMQRTIRDNVAFPLEIAGVAKKQRLERVDELLEIVGLTSKAGSYPVQLSGGQQQRVSIARALANHPSLLLCDEPTSALDSLTTNSILKLLKDINHKLGVTIIIITHEIAVVEKICNKVAIIDESRIIEQGLVKDVISNPQQDVTKKLLERGELA; from the coding sequence ATGATTGAAATAAAAAATTTGTCGAAGTTTTTCAGCACGGAAAACGGTGATTTTGCAGCAATCAATGGGATAAACCTGAGGATAGAAGACGGGGACATCTATGGCATCATCGGAATGAGCGGTGCTGGAAAGAGTACACTGATTCGCTGCATCAATCTGCTGGAGAAACCCAGCGAAGGACAAATCCTGATCGATGGCCTAGATATCACAGCCTTGGAGGGAAGAGCACTTTTGACGCTGAGAAGGAAAATCGGAATGGTTTTTCAGCGGTTTAATCTGTTGATGCAAAGAACCATAAGAGATAATGTGGCGTTTCCGCTGGAGATAGCTGGTGTTGCGAAGAAACAACGGCTTGAGCGTGTGGATGAACTGCTGGAGATCGTTGGTCTGACTTCCAAAGCGGGTTCCTATCCCGTACAGCTTTCCGGAGGTCAGCAGCAGAGAGTATCGATAGCAAGAGCGCTGGCGAATCATCCGTCGCTGTTGCTTTGCGATGAACCTACGTCTGCGCTGGACAGTCTGACCACAAATTCGATTTTAAAGCTCCTAAAGGATATTAACCATAAGCTCGGGGTTACAATTATCATCATTACCCATGAAATTGCAGTGGTGGAAAAAATCTGCAATAAGGTAGCTATCATTGATGAATCCAGAATTATTGAACAGGGACTTGTAAAGGATGTCATATCCAATCCTCAGCAGGATGTTACAAAGAAGCTGCTGGAGAGGGGGGAACTGGCATGA